In Pseudomonadota bacterium, a single window of DNA contains:
- a CDS encoding response regulator has translation MTRHILVVDDHRGSRQALAELLQVEGYEVSEARDGATALAICTLNDVDAAVVDYTLPDIDGVRLTGELRESRPNLAVIVVSSVTKYRLSGGKLAANDHASAAKNAGASAFLSKPLDIGTLLASLHAVVGRRRPRKSCG, from the coding sequence ATGACCAGACACATCCTCGTCGTGGACGATCACCGGGGCTCGCGACAGGCGCTGGCGGAGTTGCTGCAGGTCGAGGGCTATGAGGTGTCAGAGGCTCGCGACGGCGCCACCGCGCTCGCGATTTGCACCCTCAACGACGTTGATGCCGCAGTCGTGGATTACACGCTCCCGGACATCGACGGGGTACGTCTCACGGGTGAGCTTCGAGAGAGCAGGCCCAACCTCGCCGTCATCGTGGTGAGCAGCGTGACCAAGTACCGGCTGAGCGGTGGAAAGCTGGCCGCCAACGATCACGCGAGCGCCGCCAAGAACGCCGGTGCAAGCGCATTCCTTTCAAAACCACTTGACATCGGGACCCTGCTCGCGTCGCTGCACGCGGTTGTAGGCCGACGCCGGCCTCGAAAAAGCTGCGGCTGA